The Triticum aestivum cultivar Chinese Spring chromosome 7B, IWGSC CS RefSeq v2.1, whole genome shotgun sequence genome window below encodes:
- the LOC123160087 gene encoding uncharacterized protein, with protein MESYRMEKRPQAKHARFHHEGIKSSLLRRLAGSTTYACGPVPKEVAGSRLSAGQVDILGYKIKAIEHTHLISVFSKILLESQYAGLQEKCQPLVPQDNGYDNKQESAVKQATTWWRNELLDFLAKHIN; from the exons ATGGAATCTTACCGGATGGAAAAACGCCCACAAGCAAAACATGCAC GATTTCATCATGAAGGAATTAAATCTAGCTTGCTTCGTCGTCTTGCTGGTAGTACTACATATGCTTGTGGGCCGGTGCCAAAAGAGGTTGCAG GTTCGCGCTTATCCGCGGGTCAGGTTGACATTCTAGGGTACAAAATAAAGGCCATAGAGCACACTCACTTGATCAGTGTATTCAGCAAGATACTCCTAGAGTCCCAATACGCTGGACTACAGGAGAAGTGCCAACCATTGGTACCACAAGACAATGGGTACGATAACAAGCAAGAATCGGCTGTGAAGCAAGCAACAACATGGTGGAGAAACGAGCTCCTGGATTTTCTGGCCAAGCACATCAACTAA